In the genome of Ancylomarina subtilis, one region contains:
- the rplI gene encoding 50S ribosomal protein L9 has product MEVILKQDIHTLGYKNDIVTVKNGYGRNYLIPTGMAVLATESAKKMHAENMRQSAHKQEKIKNEALELAKKLEAVTLTLGAKTSTTGKIFGSVNNIQIAEALEAKGFEIDRKVIVIKDAIKEIGKYTATVKLHKEVKVDIAFEVVSE; this is encoded by the coding sequence ATGGAAGTCATCTTAAAACAAGATATCCATACTTTAGGATATAAGAACGATATCGTAACTGTTAAGAATGGTTACGGAAGAAATTATTTGATTCCTACAGGAATGGCAGTTTTAGCAACCGAGTCTGCTAAAAAAATGCATGCTGAGAATATGAGACAAAGTGCTCATAAGCAGGAAAAAATCAAAAACGAAGCTCTTGAGCTTGCGAAAAAACTTGAAGCTGTAACCTTAACTTTAGGTGCTAAAACTAGTACTACTGGTAAGATTTTCGGTTCTGTAAACAATATTCAAATTGCTGAAGCTTTAGAAGCTAAAGGATTTGAGATTGACAGAAAAGTTATCGTAATCAAAGATGCTATTAAAGAAATCGGTAAATATACTGCTACAGTAAAACTTCATAAAGAAGTGAAAGTAGATATCGCTTTCGAAGTTGTATCAGAATAA
- the rpsR gene encoding 30S ribosomal protein S18, whose amino-acid sequence MAQNQSEIRYLTPPTVEIKKKKYCRFKKNKIKFIDYKDPEFLKKFLNEQGKILPRRITGTSLKYQRKVATAVKRARHLALLPYVTDMMK is encoded by the coding sequence ATGGCACAGAATCAATCAGAAATCAGATATTTGACTCCACCAACTGTTGAGATCAAAAAGAAAAAGTACTGTCGTTTTAAGAAGAACAAGATCAAATTTATTGATTATAAAGATCCTGAGTTCCTTAAGAAATTCTTAAACGAGCAAGGAAAGATTTTACCACGTCGTATCACTGGTACTTCTTTAAAATATCAAAGAAAGGTAGCTACAGCTGTAAAGCGTGCACGTCATTTAGCACTTCTACCTTACGTAACTGACATGATGAAATAA
- the rpsF gene encoding 30S ribosomal protein S6, protein MLNHYETVFIVTPVLSEAQVKEAAEKFKALITDNGGKITNEENWGLRKLAYPIQKKSTGFYQLLQFEAPGELIEKLELNYRRDEKIIRFLTFKLDKYAYEYSIKRKGNLKASKEEK, encoded by the coding sequence ATGTTGAATCATTACGAGACCGTTTTCATTGTAACTCCCGTTTTATCTGAAGCTCAGGTAAAGGAAGCGGCAGAAAAATTCAAGGCTCTTATTACTGACAATGGTGGTAAGATTACAAATGAGGAGAATTGGGGACTGCGCAAATTGGCTTATCCTATTCAAAAGAAAAGCACTGGTTTTTACCAATTGCTACAATTTGAAGCTCCAGGTGAATTAATCGAGAAATTGGAACTTAACTACAGACGTGACGAGAAAATCATCCGTTTCTTAACTTTCAAACTTGATAAATACGCATACGAGTATTCAATTAAAAGAAAAGGAAACCTTAAAGCATCTAAAGAGGAGAAATAG